Proteins found in one Brevibacillus brevis genomic segment:
- a CDS encoding LLM class flavin-dependent oxidoreductase, whose amino-acid sequence MEQYRIDTKKGLEFGLYSIGDHVPNPHTGSKISPEQRIKELIEASKLADEAGLDVFAVGESHQTYFTTQAHTVILGAIAQATKNIKIASSATVLSTSDPVRVYEDFATLDLISNGRAEIVAGRGSRVGAYSLLGYDVRDYEELFEEKMDLLLKLNNEDRVTWEGQFRAPLQNATILPQPLQGRLPIWRAVGGPPASAIKAGQAGVPMMLTTLGGPAINFKGSVDAYREAAKQNGFDTATLPVATTSLFYTADKTSDALREFYPHLNGGFIALRGGGYPKQQFAQSVDYRDALMVGSPDAIIEKMLYQYEMYGQQRFMAQIDFGGVPFDKIAKNIELIATKILPEVKKHTTKS is encoded by the coding sequence ATGGAGCAATATCGTATCGATACCAAAAAGGGGCTTGAATTCGGTTTGTATTCGATTGGCGACCATGTCCCGAATCCACACACCGGCTCCAAGATTTCTCCTGAACAGCGCATCAAGGAATTAATTGAGGCAAGTAAGCTGGCAGATGAAGCAGGGCTTGATGTATTCGCTGTCGGCGAAAGCCACCAGACGTATTTTACGACACAAGCACATACCGTCATTCTGGGAGCGATCGCACAAGCTACGAAAAACATTAAAATCGCTAGCTCCGCCACTGTATTAAGCACCTCTGATCCGGTCCGCGTGTACGAGGATTTCGCTACCTTGGATCTGATCTCCAATGGTCGGGCAGAAATTGTTGCCGGACGCGGTTCCCGAGTAGGAGCATATAGCCTCCTCGGCTACGATGTGCGTGACTATGAGGAATTGTTTGAAGAGAAGATGGACCTTCTTCTCAAGCTAAATAATGAGGATCGCGTGACCTGGGAAGGGCAGTTCCGTGCACCGCTACAAAACGCTACGATCCTGCCGCAGCCTTTACAAGGACGTCTTCCCATCTGGCGTGCAGTAGGGGGGCCACCTGCCAGCGCGATTAAAGCTGGTCAAGCTGGCGTGCCTATGATGCTGACCACACTCGGAGGTCCAGCCATCAACTTCAAAGGTTCCGTCGATGCTTACCGGGAGGCTGCGAAGCAAAATGGTTTTGACACAGCGACTCTGCCGGTAGCGACAACGAGTTTGTTTTATACAGCCGACAAAACTTCGGATGCGCTTCGCGAGTTCTATCCGCATCTAAATGGTGGGTTTATCGCATTGCGTGGCGGTGGCTATCCGAAGCAACAGTTTGCACAGTCTGTCGATTATCGTGATGCGTTAATGGTAGGCAGCCCTGACGCCATCATCGAAAAAATGCTTTACCAATACGAAATGTACGGACAACAACGCTTCATGGCGCAAATCGATTTTGGCGGCGTGCCTTTTGATAAAATTGCGAAAAACATTGAACTGATCGCAACGAAAATCTTGCCTGAAGTGAAAAAGCATACAACCAAATCGTAA